Proteins co-encoded in one uncultured Draconibacterium sp. genomic window:
- the rplN gene encoding 50S ribosomal protein L14, with product MVQQESRCSVADNSGAKEVLVIRVLGGTRKRYATLGDTVVVTVKSALAGGEMKKGTVSRAIVVRTKKENRRQDGSYIRFDDNAVVLLNNAGEMRGTRIFGPVARELREKNMKIISLAPEVL from the coding sequence ATGGTACAACAAGAATCAAGATGTTCGGTAGCCGATAACAGTGGAGCAAAAGAAGTTTTAGTGATTCGTGTATTAGGCGGAACACGTAAACGTTATGCGACATTGGGCGACACTGTTGTGGTTACTGTAAAAAGTGCACTTGCCGGAGGCGAGATGAAAAAAGGTACTGTATCACGCGCAATTGTTGTACGTACGAAAAAAGAAAACCGTCGTCAGGATGGTTCTTATATTCGTTTCGACGATAACGCAGTAGTACTTCTTAATAACGCTGGCGAAATGCGTGGAACACGTATTTTCGGGCCCGTAGCACGTGAATTACGCGAGAAGAATATGAAAATTATCTCACTCGCTCCAGAAGTATTGTAA
- the rplR gene encoding 50S ribosomal protein L18, translated as MALTKVQRRARIKSRVRTVVSGTAERPRLNVYRSNKQIYVQVIDDLQGTTLLAVSSSDKGIAEASGTKTEKAAMVGKAIAEKALAAGITEVVFDRGGNLYHGRVKQLADAAREGGLKF; from the coding sequence ATGGCATTAACAAAAGTTCAAAGGCGAGCAAGAATAAAAAGTCGCGTACGCACAGTTGTTTCCGGCACAGCAGAACGTCCAAGATTAAATGTTTACAGAAGTAACAAACAAATCTACGTTCAGGTTATCGACGATCTGCAAGGAACAACTTTGTTGGCAGTATCATCTTCAGATAAAGGTATCGCTGAAGCCAGCGGAACAAAAACTGAAAAAGCTGCAATGGTTGGTAAAGCAATTGCTGAAAAAGCTCTGGCAGCCGGTATTACTGAAGTTGTATTCGACAGAGGTGGTAATTTATACCACGGAAGAGTAAAACAATTAGCTGACGCTGCCCGTGAAGGTGGCCTTAAATTCTAA
- the rpsK gene encoding 30S ribosomal protein S11 — translation MAKKTGSSRKRTVVVEANGMAHIHSSFNNIIITLTNMNGEVISWSSAGKKGFRGSKKNTPYAAQVASEECAKTAYDLGLRKVKVYVKGPGNGRESAIRAMATIGIQVTEIVDVTPLPHNGCRPPKRRRV, via the coding sequence ATGGCAAAAAAAACAGGATCAAGTAGAAAGAGAACTGTGGTTGTTGAAGCCAATGGTATGGCTCACATCCACTCGTCTTTCAACAATATTATCATTACGCTGACAAATATGAACGGAGAGGTGATCTCTTGGTCGTCAGCTGGAAAGAAAGGATTCCGTGGTTCTAAAAAGAATACTCCTTATGCAGCTCAGGTAGCTTCAGAAGAGTGTGCTAAAACTGCTTATGACCTTGGACTACGTAAAGTTAAGGTATATGTTAAAGGACCTGGTAACGGTCGTGAATCAGCAATCAGAGCAATGGCTACTATTGGTATCCAGGTTACTGAAATTGTAGATGTAACACCGCTTCCGCACAACGGTTGCAGGCCACCTAAAAGACGTAGAGTTTAA
- the rpsE gene encoding 30S ribosomal protein S5, which translates to MAKVSNKVKTSDLELKDRLVAINRVTKVTKGGRTFSFSAIVIVGDEKGIVGWGLGKASEVTTAIAKGVDAAKKNLVKIPVINGTIPHEQTAKFGGANILLKPASSGTGLKAGGAMRAVLESAGIHDVLAKSKGSSNPHNLVKATMHALTELRDAYTVAEHRGVSVEKVFKG; encoded by the coding sequence ATGGCGAAAGTAAGTAATAAAGTAAAAACAAGCGACCTGGAATTAAAAGACAGGTTGGTAGCCATTAACCGTGTAACCAAAGTAACAAAAGGTGGACGTACTTTCAGTTTCTCTGCCATTGTTATCGTGGGCGACGAAAAAGGAATCGTAGGCTGGGGACTTGGTAAAGCAAGCGAAGTAACTACTGCAATTGCTAAAGGTGTTGACGCAGCTAAAAAGAATCTGGTAAAAATTCCGGTAATTAATGGAACTATACCTCACGAACAAACCGCTAAATTTGGTGGTGCAAACATCCTGTTAAAACCTGCTTCGTCGGGTACCGGTCTTAAGGCTGGTGGTGCGATGCGTGCAGTACTGGAAAGTGCCGGTATTCACGACGTTTTGGCTAAGTCAAAAGGATCATCAAACCCACACAATCTGGTAAAAGCAACAATGCACGCTTTAACCGAGTTAAGGGATGCTTATACAGTAGCAGAACACAGAGGTGTTTCAGTTGAAAAAGTTTTTAAAGGATAA
- the rpsD gene encoding 30S ribosomal protein S4, with protein MARYRGPKSKIARKFGEPIFGPDKVFEHKNYPPGMHGLSSKRRKTSEYGQQLKEKQKAKYTYGVLERQFRTLFKKAQAAKGVTGEVLLQLLESRLDNVVFRMGIAKTRAAARQFVSHKHITVNGKLVNIPSYTVKSGDVIGVREKSKSLEEITGSLQSRRSSQYEWLEWDGQEMAGKFLNIPEREEIPENIKEQLIVELYSK; from the coding sequence ATGGCAAGATATAGAGGACCAAAATCTAAAATCGCTCGTAAATTCGGAGAACCTATCTTCGGACCGGATAAAGTTTTTGAACACAAAAACTACCCTCCGGGTATGCACGGTTTATCTTCTAAAAGAAGAAAAACTTCAGAATACGGGCAGCAGTTAAAAGAGAAACAAAAGGCAAAATATACTTACGGTGTATTAGAAAGACAATTCCGCACACTTTTCAAAAAAGCGCAAGCTGCTAAAGGTGTTACCGGTGAAGTATTGCTTCAGTTGTTAGAGTCTCGTCTCGACAACGTTGTATTCCGTATGGGTATTGCTAAAACTCGTGCTGCGGCACGTCAGTTTGTATCGCACAAACATATTACTGTTAACGGAAAATTAGTAAATATTCCATCGTACACGGTTAAATCTGGCGACGTTATTGGCGTTCGCGAGAAATCGAAATCGCTGGAAGAAATTACTGGCTCATTGCAATCGCGCAGAAGCTCACAGTACGAATGGTTAGAATGGGACGGTCAGGAAATGGCCGGTAAATTTCTGAACATTCCGGAACGTGAAGAGATTCCAGAAAACATCAAAGAGCAACTAATCGTAGAGTTGTATTCAAAATAA
- the rpsM gene encoding 30S ribosomal protein S13, which translates to MARIVGVDIPSNKRGEVALTYIYGIGRSRAITILEKAGVDSNLKVQDWKDEDLAAVREVIGDNFKVEGELRSEVQMNIKRLMDIGCYRGIRHRIGLPVRGQSTKNNARTRKGKRKTVANKKMATK; encoded by the coding sequence ATGGCACGTATAGTAGGTGTTGATATTCCAAGTAATAAAAGAGGTGAGGTTGCTCTTACCTATATTTATGGTATTGGCCGCAGCAGAGCCATCACAATCCTTGAAAAAGCAGGTGTAGATAGTAACCTGAAAGTACAGGATTGGAAGGACGAAGATTTAGCAGCTGTACGTGAAGTTATCGGTGATAACTTCAAGGTAGAGGGTGAGCTAAGATCTGAAGTTCAGATGAACATTAAGCGTTTAATGGATATTGGTTGTTACCGTGGTATCCGTCATCGTATCGGGTTACCGGTTCGCGGGCAGAGCACAAAAAACAACGCACGTACCCGTAAAGGTAAACGTAAAACTGTTGCGAATAAAAAAATGGCCACTAAATAA
- the infA gene encoding translation initiation factor IF-1 — MAKQPSIEQDGTIIEALSNAMFRVELENGHVITGHISGKMRMHYIKILPGDKVKVEMSPYDLTKGRITFRYKN; from the coding sequence ATGGCAAAACAACCTTCCATAGAACAAGATGGAACAATTATAGAAGCATTATCAAACGCAATGTTTAGAGTTGAACTGGAAAACGGTCATGTTATAACAGGACACATCTCCGGGAAAATGAGAATGCATTATATTAAAATTTTGCCAGGGGATAAGGTTAAAGTCGAGATGTCTCCTTACGATTTAACTAAAGGTAGAATTACGTTTAGGTACAAAAACTAA
- the rpsH gene encoding 30S ribosomal protein S8: MSKVTDPIADYLTRVRNAIMAKNRVVDIPASNLKKEMTKLLKEKGYILNYKFEEGVGVQGNIKIALKYNPETKISAIKALERISKPGLRQYCDSASIPRVLNGLGIAIISTSKGVITDKEARELNVGGEVLCYVY, encoded by the coding sequence ATGAGTAAAGTAACAGATCCAATAGCAGATTATCTGACAAGGGTAAGAAATGCAATCATGGCGAAAAACCGTGTAGTTGACATTCCAGCTTCAAACTTAAAAAAAGAAATGACCAAACTCTTAAAAGAGAAAGGTTACATCTTAAACTACAAATTTGAAGAAGGTGTTGGCGTTCAGGGTAACATTAAGATTGCGTTGAAATACAATCCAGAAACAAAAATATCTGCAATAAAAGCGTTAGAACGCATTAGTAAACCAGGTTTACGTCAATACTGCGATTCAGCAAGTATTCCACGTGTACTAAATGGTTTAGGCATAGCAATAATCTCTACCTCGAAAGGTGTAATTACCGATAAAGAAGCTCGCGAGCTTAACGTAGGTGGAGAAGTTTTATGTTACGTGTATTAA
- the rplF gene encoding 50S ribosomal protein L6, with the protein MSRIGKLPISIPAGVEVKVNDNVVSVKGPLGELTQQVDPLIEVAVEDATIEVKRNGESKREKSMHGLYRSLINNMVEGVSKGYEIKLELVGVGYRAEVLPDNVLDLVLGFAHHTYLQLPSEVKVEAVSDKRSTPTVTLKSHDKQLIGQVAAKIRSFRKPEPYKGKGIKFVGEVLRRKAGKAAAK; encoded by the coding sequence ATGTCAAGAATAGGAAAATTACCCATTTCAATACCAGCAGGAGTAGAAGTAAAAGTTAACGACAATGTTGTTAGCGTAAAAGGTCCTCTGGGTGAATTGACTCAGCAAGTTGATCCGCTAATCGAGGTAGCTGTAGAAGATGCAACTATCGAAGTAAAAAGAAACGGCGAATCAAAACGCGAAAAGTCAATGCACGGACTGTACCGATCTTTGATCAATAACATGGTGGAAGGTGTATCGAAAGGATACGAAATTAAGTTAGAGTTAGTAGGTGTAGGTTACCGTGCAGAAGTTTTGCCCGATAACGTGCTCGACCTTGTATTAGGTTTTGCTCACCATACTTACCTGCAACTTCCATCTGAAGTAAAAGTAGAGGCTGTATCTGATAAACGTAGTACTCCAACCGTGACCCTGAAAAGTCACGACAAACAATTAATTGGTCAGGTGGCAGCGAAAATCAGATCATTCCGTAAACCTGAACCTTACAAAGGAAAAGGTATTAAGTTTGTTGGCGAAGTATTGAGGCGTAAAGCTGGTAAAGCCGCTGCAAAATAA
- the rpmJ gene encoding 50S ribosomal protein L36: MKTRVSVKKRSEDCKIIRRKGRLYVINKKNPKFKQRQG; encoded by the coding sequence ATGAAAACTCGTGTTTCAGTTAAAAAACGTAGCGAAGACTGCAAAATAATACGCAGAAAAGGACGTTTGTATGTGATTAATAAAAAGAACCCTAAGTTTAAACAACGTCAGGGGTAA
- the rplO gene encoding 50S ribosomal protein L15 — protein MNLSNLQPAEGSTKTTKRIGRGQGSGRGGTSTRGHKGQKSRSGYSRKIGFEGGQMPLQRVVPKMGFKNINRVEYKAINLDVLENLATKKNLTVIDKESLINAGIASKNDKIKILGGGTLTKKLEVKAAAFSKSAKEAIEKLEGTTEIA, from the coding sequence ATGAATTTAAGTAACTTACAACCTGCAGAAGGATCGACTAAAACTACAAAACGAATTGGTCGTGGTCAGGGCTCGGGCCGTGGCGGCACATCAACTCGTGGTCATAAAGGTCAAAAGTCGCGTTCAGGTTACTCAAGAAAAATCGGTTTCGAAGGTGGTCAAATGCCTTTGCAACGTGTAGTTCCTAAAATGGGATTTAAAAACATCAACCGTGTTGAATATAAAGCAATCAACCTTGATGTACTTGAGAACCTTGCAACTAAAAAGAACCTGACTGTAATTGACAAAGAATCCTTAATTAACGCAGGTATCGCGTCGAAAAACGACAAGATCAAAATTCTTGGCGGAGGTACTTTAACTAAAAAATTAGAAGTTAAAGCTGCTGCATTTTCAAAAAGCGCGAAAGAAGCAATTGAAAAATTAGAAGGAACAACCGAAATAGCTTAA
- the rplX gene encoding 50S ribosomal protein L24: MQKKLHIKKGDTVVVIAGNSKGQKGRVLEVIRKTDRAIVEGVNMMKKHTKPNAEAPQGGIIEQEAPVHISNLMLVDPKTGEATRVGKKLNDDGKLVRISKKSGEEIK, encoded by the coding sequence ATGCAGAAAAAGTTACACATAAAAAAAGGTGACACTGTGGTTGTGATCGCTGGTAACAGTAAAGGCCAAAAAGGTCGTGTACTGGAAGTGATCCGAAAAACCGACAGAGCAATAGTTGAAGGTGTTAACATGATGAAAAAGCATACCAAACCAAACGCGGAAGCGCCACAGGGAGGTATCATTGAACAAGAAGCACCGGTGCATATTTCTAACCTTATGTTAGTTGATCCTAAAACAGGTGAAGCTACACGTGTAGGAAAGAAATTGAATGACGATGGTAAATTAGTTCGTATTTCGAAAAAATCAGGAGAGGAGATTAAGTAA
- the secY gene encoding preprotein translocase subunit SecY has product MKRFIETLKNIYKIEDLRFRIGTTMFFLLIYRLGSFVSLPGIDPAQLQNLQNQTSDGLLGLINMFSGGAFAQASVFALGIMPYISASIVIQLMGIAVPYFQRLQKEGESGRRKINQITRYLTVLILIPQASAYLTNLHMQLPDSAFAMQGIWFNLPSIVILTAGSMFVLWLGERITDKGIGNGISLIIMIGIIARLPMAVVQEFGSRINGGGLVMFLVEFVILFIVFMASIALVQGTRRIPVQYAKRIVGNKQYGGVRQYIPLKVNAAGVMPIIFAQAIMMVPITIVGVANSENLRGVAAALSNITGLWYNLTQFLLVVAFTYFYTAITINPTQMAEDMKKNGGFIPGVKPGKKTVEFLDTVMSRITLPGSIFLGLVTIMPAFAMMMGISQSFALFYGGTSLLILVGVVLDTLQQIESHLLMRHYDGLMQSGRIKGRPGLGGM; this is encoded by the coding sequence ATGAAACGATTTATTGAGACCCTAAAGAATATTTATAAGATTGAAGATCTAAGGTTCAGAATTGGAACAACAATGTTTTTCCTGTTAATTTACAGGTTAGGCTCGTTTGTTTCGCTTCCGGGAATTGATCCGGCACAGTTACAAAACCTGCAAAATCAGACTTCTGATGGATTGCTGGGATTGATTAACATGTTTTCGGGTGGTGCGTTTGCACAGGCTTCTGTCTTTGCTTTAGGAATCATGCCGTATATTTCTGCCTCAATTGTTATCCAGTTAATGGGTATCGCAGTTCCCTATTTCCAGAGGTTGCAGAAAGAGGGAGAGTCAGGAAGAAGGAAAATAAATCAGATTACACGTTATTTAACCGTGTTAATTCTGATTCCGCAGGCATCGGCATATCTCACTAATCTACACATGCAATTACCCGATTCGGCTTTCGCAATGCAAGGAATATGGTTTAACCTCCCTTCTATTGTGATTTTAACAGCAGGATCTATGTTTGTGTTATGGTTAGGAGAGCGAATTACCGATAAAGGAATTGGTAATGGTATCTCTTTAATCATTATGATTGGTATTATTGCCCGTTTACCAATGGCCGTGGTTCAGGAATTTGGATCGCGAATCAATGGTGGAGGTTTAGTAATGTTCCTGGTAGAGTTTGTTATCCTGTTTATCGTATTTATGGCATCAATTGCCTTAGTACAAGGAACCCGTAGGATTCCGGTACAATATGCGAAACGAATTGTTGGTAACAAACAATATGGCGGAGTACGTCAGTACATCCCTCTGAAAGTTAATGCTGCAGGTGTAATGCCTATCATTTTTGCGCAGGCAATTATGATGGTGCCTATTACAATTGTTGGTGTTGCTAATTCCGAAAATCTGCGTGGTGTGGCAGCTGCCTTATCAAACATCACAGGTCTTTGGTATAATTTAACACAATTTTTATTAGTGGTAGCTTTTACGTATTTTTACACCGCTATTACTATTAACCCAACCCAAATGGCAGAAGATATGAAGAAAAACGGTGGTTTTATTCCGGGTGTTAAGCCAGGAAAGAAAACTGTTGAATTTCTTGATACTGTTATGTCGCGTATAACATTGCCCGGTTCTATTTTCTTAGGATTGGTAACTATTATGCCGGCATTTGCTATGATGATGGGAATCAGCCAGTCGTTTGCCCTGTTTTACGGAGGTACATCGCTGCTAATTCTTGTTGGTGTTGTGTTAGATACATTACAGCAGATTGAAAGTCACCTGTTGATGCGCCATTATGACGGTTTGATGCAATCAGGCCGAATTAAAGGTCGTCCGGGACTCGGAGGAATGTAA
- the rplE gene encoding 50S ribosomal protein L5, with product MAYVPTLKKKYQEEIIPALKKEYDYSSVMQVPKLEKIILNQGVGAAIADKKLIDVAQTEMTMIAGQKAVQTMSKKDISNFKLRKKMPIGVRVTLRRDQMYEFLDRLIAVALPRIRDFKGIESKMDGRGNYTLGVPEQIIFPEILLDKVSKINGMNITFVTSAKTDEEGFALLKELGLPFKNVKKN from the coding sequence ATGGCTTACGTACCAACTCTTAAGAAGAAATATCAGGAAGAAATAATCCCTGCTTTAAAGAAGGAGTATGATTACTCTTCTGTAATGCAGGTTCCGAAATTAGAAAAGATCATCCTTAATCAGGGTGTTGGAGCAGCAATCGCCGACAAAAAACTGATCGACGTAGCTCAAACCGAAATGACAATGATAGCCGGCCAGAAAGCCGTACAAACAATGTCGAAAAAGGATATCTCTAATTTCAAATTGAGAAAGAAAATGCCAATTGGCGTGCGTGTTACATTACGTCGCGACCAAATGTATGAATTCCTAGATCGTTTAATTGCTGTGGCACTGCCACGTATTCGCGACTTTAAAGGTATCGAAAGCAAAATGGACGGCCGTGGAAACTACACACTTGGCGTTCCGGAACAAATTATTTTCCCGGAGATCTTACTTGATAAAGTAAGTAAGATCAACGGAATGAATATTACCTTTGTCACTTCTGCAAAAACCGATGAAGAAGGTTTTGCTTTGTTGAAAGAATTAGGTTTACCATTTAAAAACGTTAAAAAGAACTAG
- a CDS encoding DNA-directed RNA polymerase subunit alpha has protein sequence MAILAFQKPDKVIMLESDDKFGQFEFRPLEPGYGITIGNALRRILLSSLEGYAITTVKIEGVDHEFSTIKGVIEDVTDIILNLKQVRFKNEVEDFDSEKVSISISGQEEFTAGDINKFMTGFRVLNPELVICRMEPDVKIQMELQISKGRGYVPAVENKPVEEEFGVIPIDSIYTPIKKVKYAVENYRVEQKTDYEKLVLDIATDGSVHPKDALKEAAKILIYHFMLFSDEKITLDTDEKFANEEFDEEVLHMRQLLKTKLVDMDLSVRALNCLKAADVDTLGDLVTYNRNDLLKFRNFGKKSLTELDDLLDNMGLNFGMDISKYKLDKE, from the coding sequence ATGGCAATATTAGCATTCCAAAAGCCTGACAAGGTAATAATGTTAGAATCCGATGACAAGTTCGGACAATTCGAGTTTCGTCCCCTGGAACCGGGATACGGTATTACAATTGGTAATGCACTTCGTCGTATTCTGTTATCGTCGTTGGAAGGCTATGCAATTACAACTGTTAAAATTGAAGGTGTTGACCATGAGTTTTCTACGATTAAAGGAGTTATTGAAGATGTAACTGATATTATCCTTAATCTGAAGCAAGTTCGTTTTAAAAACGAGGTGGAAGATTTTGACAGCGAAAAAGTATCTATTTCAATCAGCGGCCAGGAAGAATTTACTGCTGGCGACATTAACAAATTTATGACCGGTTTCAGAGTACTGAATCCTGAGTTGGTAATTTGCAGAATGGAGCCGGACGTAAAAATTCAAATGGAATTGCAAATCAGCAAAGGACGTGGTTACGTTCCTGCTGTTGAAAACAAGCCGGTTGAAGAAGAATTTGGTGTAATTCCGATCGATTCGATTTACACACCAATTAAAAAGGTAAAATACGCCGTTGAAAACTATCGTGTTGAGCAAAAAACTGACTACGAAAAATTAGTTCTGGATATTGCTACCGATGGTTCGGTTCACCCAAAAGATGCATTAAAAGAAGCAGCTAAAATTCTGATTTATCACTTCATGCTATTCTCAGATGAAAAGATTACTCTTGACACTGATGAGAAATTTGCAAACGAAGAGTTTGACGAAGAAGTACTGCACATGCGTCAGTTGTTGAAAACTAAACTGGTTGATATGGATCTTTCGGTTCGTGCTTTGAATTGTTTGAAAGCTGCGGATGTAGATACATTAGGAGACCTGGTTACCTACAACAGAAACGACCTGCTGAAATTCAGAAACTTTGGTAAAAAATCGTTAACCGAATTGGATGACCTTTTAGATAACATGGGACTGAATTTTGGAATGGATATTTCCAAGTATAAACTTGATAAGGAGTAA
- the rpsN gene encoding 30S ribosomal protein S14, translated as MAKESMKAREVKRAKLVEKYAEKRAKLKAEGDWEGLQKLPKNSSKVRLHNRCKLSGRPKGYMRQFGISRIDFREMASNGLIPGVKKASW; from the coding sequence ATGGCTAAAGAATCAATGAAGGCACGCGAAGTGAAACGTGCAAAATTAGTTGAGAAATACGCCGAAAAACGTGCCAAGCTGAAAGCTGAGGGCGATTGGGAAGGTTTGCAAAAACTACCTAAAAACTCGTCGAAAGTGCGTTTGCACAACCGTTGTAAATTAAGCGGACGTCCGAAAGGATATATGCGCCAATTCGGTATCAGCAGGATTGATTTTAGGGAAATGGCCTCAAACGGCTTAATTCCCGGAGTTAAAAAGGCAAGTTGGTAA
- the rpmD gene encoding 50S ribosomal protein L30 → MAKLKITQVKSGIGSTKRQKATLESLGLKKLNQTVVHEATPQIVGMANKLRHLLIIEEVK, encoded by the coding sequence ATGGCTAAATTAAAAATAACACAAGTAAAAAGTGGTATCGGTTCAACAAAACGACAAAAAGCAACATTGGAGTCGTTAGGTTTGAAAAAATTGAACCAAACTGTTGTTCACGAAGCTACTCCTCAAATTGTTGGTATGGCTAACAAATTGAGACATTTACTGATTATTGAAGAAGTTAAGTAA